One segment of Echeneis naucrates chromosome 15, fEcheNa1.1, whole genome shotgun sequence DNA contains the following:
- the itprip gene encoding inositol 1,4,5-trisphosphate receptor-interacting protein: MQGAIARVCVVMAAAILNHPLLFPEENTTLEDMDEELMARMREHEVMLEMEKAKLERDLSQLDSKPEEPTVEGDYTWYFWSAASFIIFFTIEMCRMDLTDTEIRPAEDEDIFSESGFMTAKKIVLDKNVLSNFCDKCTHTLAHENWRVREFAEGFTDDLLESLRSTCDMEVDMEVGDFIGIGSMFESWKVCKPLTCDIIVPFTPPDPYSFQFQLWCSPNSDMPPDMQGFGKIQVTRLGESEEGCLCGSANLGEDMLCLLHGITEDVNLDSSVDELLCSKDTPLLAKDQIMKWFQISVTKAWGKIYHKYNFELTFRNLDAAGALKIRFRSGKVIMLNLIPVVQLKDTDAYFVSHYPSDYDSSPDTHWALSFAVYERNLLKHLTKLLPQNSCHLHCLQIITFLNRKQMGLTGRSALTNYHIKTALLHLLLCKRPSAWGVENTESRLREVLAFLQRSLQEKRLHHVLIGNNKVPEEIQIPKIIRKAEPMNLFRSLVLQAEFYDKTVRHFQEMLRNASVLIQEYTPDLLNGGLHHS; this comes from the coding sequence ATGCAGGGGGCCattgcacgtgtgtgtgtggtaatgGCTGCTGCCATATTAAACCATCCATTGCTCTTTCCTGAAGAGAACACCACACTGGAGGACATGGATGAAGAGCTGATGGCTCGTATGCGGGAGCACGAGGTGATGCTGGAAATGGAGAAGGCCAAGCTGGAGAGAGACCTTTCACAGCTTGATTCAAAGCCTGAAGAGCCCACCGTGGAGGGAGATTATACGTGGTACTTTTGGAGTGCCGCGTCTTTCATCATATTCTTCACCATTGAGATGTGCAGGATGGATCTTACAGACACAGAAATTCGACCAGCTGAGGATGAAGACATCTTTTCAGAGAGTGGATTCATGACTGCCAAAAAAATTGTACTAGATAAAAATGTCCTGAGTAACTTTTGTGACAAATGTACTCACACTTTAGCCCATGAAAACTGGAGGGTGAGGGAGTTTGCCGAGGGTTTTACCGACGATTTACTGGAATCGCTCAGGAGTACGTGTGACATGGAGGTAGACATGGAAGTTGGGGACTTTATCGGGATCGGAAGCATGTTTGAGTCTTGGAAGGTATGCAAGCCTCTTACGTGTGACATCATAGTGCCTTTCACCCCTCCGGATCCATATTCCTTTCAGTTCCAGCTGTGGTGCAGCCCTAACAGTGACATGCCTCCAGACATGCAGGGCTTCGGCAAAATTCAGGTGACTAGGCTTGGAGAGAGCGAGGAGGGGTGCCTCTGTGGCTCTGCCAATCTGGGAGAGGATATGCTGTGTCTGTTGCATGGAATAACTGAAGATGTCAATCTGGACAGCAGCGTAGATGAACTGCTCTGCTCCAAGGACACACCTCTGTTGGCCAAAGATCAAATCATGAAGTGGTTTCAGATCTCTGTCACGAAAGCCTGGGGAAAAATCTATCACAAATATAACTTCGAGCTCACTTTTCGCAACTTGGATGCGGCTGGTGCGCTGAAGATCCGTTTCCGTTCAGGAAAAGTCATCATGTTGAACTTAATACCAGTGGTTCAGCTGAAGGATACAGATGCTTATTTTGTCTCACACTACCCTTCAGATTATGACAGCTCTCCAGATACACACTGGGCCCTCTCTTTTGCTGTCTACGAGAGGAATTTGCTGAAACATTTGACTAAACTCTTGCCACAAAACTCCTGCCATTTACATTGTCTCCAGATTATTACCTTCCTGAACAGAAAGCAGATGGGGCTCACAGGGAGAAGCGCCCTTACGAACTACCACATAAAGACTGCTCTATTGCACTTGTTGCTGTGTAAAAGACCCTCTGCATGGGGCGTTGAAAATACGGAGTCCAGGCTTCGAGAGGTGCTCGCCTTCTTGCAGAGGAGCCTTCAGGAGAAGAGACTTCATCATGTTCTGATTGGGAACAATAAAGTACCTGAAGAAATCCAGATTCCTAAAATAATCCGCAAAGCAGAGCCTATGAATTTGTTCAGGTCTCTGGTGCTGCAGGCAGAGTTTTATGACAAAACAGTGAGGCATTTTCAGGAGATGTTGAGAAATGCATCTGTCCTAATACAAGAGTACACGCCTGACTTATTAAATGGAGGTTTGCACCACAGCTAA
- the LOC115055702 gene encoding glutathione S-transferase omega-1, which produces MSTEKCFAKGSAAPGPVPEGYIRIYSMRFCPFAHRAILVLNAKGIKHEIININLKDKPEWFLEKNPLGLVPTLETPAGEVIYESPITCDYLDEVYPEKKLLPSSPFGKAQQKMMLEHFSKVVPYFYKISTGRQKGEDVSGLEGELTEKFAKLNEDLVNKKTKYFGGDAITMIDYMMWPFFERLEIFGLTHCLDNTPELKMWTDCMSQDLAVKATRHSVDMYKGFYKTYIEGKPNYDYGL; this is translated from the exons ATGTCTACTGAAAAGTGTTTTGCCAAAG gAAGTGCAGCACCTGGTCCAGTCCCCGAAGGCTACATCAGGATTTACAGCATGAGATTCTGTCCTTTTGCTCACAGAGCCATATTAGTGCTGAATGCCAAAGGGATCAA ACACGAGATCATCAACATCAACCTGAAAGATAAACCCGAGTGGTTCCTTGAGAAGAATCCTCTTGGACTTGTCCCAACACTGGAAACACCTGCTGGTGAGGTGATATACGAATCTCCCATCACCTGTGACTATTTGGATGAAGTTTATCCTGAGAAGAAGCTGCTTCCATCCTCTCCATTTGGTAAAGCTCAGCAGAAGATGATGCTTGAGCATTTTTCAAAG GTTGTCCCGTACTTCTACAAGATCTCAACAGGGAGACAAAAGGGCGAGGATGTCTCAGGACTGGAGGGTGAACTGACAGAGAAGTTTGCCAAATTAAATGAG GACCTGGTCAATAAGAAGACCAAATACTTTGGTGGTGATGCCATCACAATGATTGACTACATGATGTGGCCATTTTTTGAGAGGCTGGAGATCTTTGGACTGACACA CTGCCTTGACAACACACCTGAGCTGAAGATGTGGACAGATTGCATGTCACAGGACCTGGCTGTCAAAGCCACCAGGCACAGCGTGGACATGTACAAGGGCTTTTATAAAACTTACATTGAGGGAAAACCCAACTATGACTATGGCCTGTAG
- the cfap43 gene encoding cilia- and flagella-associated protein 43, translated as MNVIGGLEVGWVQGFTNKRVEFVDNKTVCYICGNYICFLNLETKFQSVLQGPGRGLGVLTANGSSGIFAFSEQRLSPSVFVYAFPQLQMKNELKGTAQLDYTSLTLSNGGPYLGCCSSLPDYTITIWNWENAEPICTQPHAGQDVVSLVFNPQNWLQLCALGTKSITVWNIEKRPTFHVLKSRVVKLPAKDGSSAEGLVPTSYSVRNKLPYFGPEMLPSAISGLNLNCTPHLFTWTKHSTENRLTPTAICWTTTSELYVGCEDGFLLLLDPENLSVSVLLKPAVPDAISGLRQSSFEDISLNKNGLIAVGKDGVINYMQINRTQCNITQTWQLEAPCKTAFFSPDYEKLLLSSNTGQLYMLNPSRSDKIVKVLDISSGNFVAADLSHIDKNICVSVRDSGELQLWSEEGICLGSLSLQADVTTLVCCPIAQYAAVGTTSGNILFIDLNREQRPRLVHQLQLYHTPVDHLLFDQEGHYLITGASDSHIYILDAKPSKKFSVIGYTVVSGPILSLSSQCIRDREQIKVLALSTGQKGRNDSGCLLTLLSLPVKDLAGPDCADRHGCLSNHILKVSRYEVSHPLESCILGLSDVFAYCHKRKSLQRFELPKDTDSFPSQQVVQLKPEQEVRGHPLGPARLVLSPHQLWLASVGRDGLLCIRETASMEQYIKLQCHSCHCGGVPSLSFSADGQTLLSAGFKDGSIVCTNLRMEAGNSQVNPATQYSESMAPLLRSIFNSENSVLIDLPELRKECTNNPSGKQEDEVSCGADNVDVTEHNDNYNSLLSGPSSHPTWLESRREEVIKEENERYSETKNNMRKTIKELRDIIQKMMQENENLTVIERMKQREFNLDVKEQRKLEAMVEQEATMVREEIHWDVLAKCYLRDVLKRECMDSMNVKARAIKAFHSEHEVKNYPLKHRTEKEVDDLRRVQNTRKLETAVLTHNSLKKSSNTTSVTNGKQEEKDNMAESTAVTGSLSTALGFSNPYIYDQFRLQTTEQMVNQIILLQDLIYQIKTAFNTEFEAVHRQKVQELNRVRDRNKHIREIMEELHIKEKLWEPSLTNSEWPESLLIVDDSEIKAEKYLTSEQIKEEERKKLEEQKRLAGKGDNCRERALDDMMDGVLEVKKEDILKMEIPPPEFVLTKPDSHWSEEEKKLYKEYEKKTKDLSEEKQKYKKLLETEIKKLQASTKDGTMRFDETLRKLFEKKLKYEMAINQEELKITYLVYSVAIEEEMRNREMDLKLKHEKALAYKDEIGEDLKRQEEEVEFFQETYDGTVAEDKILDKEFRKEFFDVPTHIVDHLYKLFKRRPRVQKLRTQMKNNNTFQEQYLCGSLAPDAVGKMLKAIEELDAPENMPEGLNSGVWERFCLVRRAKVESEQKVKLKALTLAEMQMLLQKKRDEYKDAQQKVKHLCDELESMHKERNCLQTDNMVQVLLKQGQVEVSATGMTADYSDSTLIHRSVVEDFNKAIRMLGEQKIAIMVEGKDFRKGIIQLEWEHKMMKMQIEDLNNKARDIQMIHLSEEQQDYLNEINRDSRMSKQVSILEKTIAFQKKTHRQNVQHRRKKIKELNKKAAMKAEKCTVVDQQLPDMQVAAAELTHIYQTIASEENQEAKSEERYQEIVQRKKLEDLARTQAEELAFLWAELERLRMKNFPSIDQLKHN; from the exons ATGAACGTGATTGGAGGTTTGGAAGTCGG GTGGGTGCAGGGTTTTACAAACAAGAGGGTCGAGTTTGTGGACAATAAAACAGTATGCTACATCTGTGGGAATTATATCTGTTTCCTCAACCTGGAGACCAAATTTCAAAGTGTGCTTCAGGGCCCCGGCAGAGGCCTTGGTGTCCTGACAGCCAACGGCAGCAGTGggatttttgctttttctgagCAGAGGCTGTCCCcatctgtatttgtgtatgCTTTCCCTCAGCTTCAGATGAAGAATGAACTAAAAG GAACAGCTCAACTTGACTACACATCTCTGACGTTAAGTAATGGTGGTCCTTATCTGGGCTGTTGTTCCTCTCTTCCAGACTACACCATAACAATATG GAATTGGGAAAATGCTGAGCCAATTTGTACACAACCACATGCTGGGCAGGATGTTGTTTCTTTGGTGTTCAACCCTCAGAATTGGCTCCAACTTTGTGCATTAGGCACTAAATCTATCACTGTCTGGAACATCGAGAAGAGGCCCACCTTTCATGTTCTGAAATCACG AGTGGTAAAGCTTCCAGCAAAAGATGGCTCCTCTGCTGAGGGACTGGTGCCCACCTCTTACAGTGTCCGTAACAAACTGCCCTATTTTGGTCCAGAGATGCTTCCATCAGCCATCTCAGG ACTAAATTTAAACTGTACACCACATCTGTTTACATGGACTAAGCACTCGACTGAAAACAGACTAACACCTactgccatctgctggacaACCACATCAGAGCTCTATGTGGGCTGTGAGGACGGATTTCTACTTCTCCTTGACCCAGAGaacctctctgtgtctgtcctgcTCAAGCCCGCAG TTCCTGATGCCATTTCTGGTCTCAGACAGAGCAGCTTTGAAGATATAAGCCTTAACAAGAATGGCTTGATTGCTGTAGGGAAG GATGGTGTCATAAATTATATGCAAATAAATAGAACCCAGTGTAACATCACACAAACGTGGCAGTTAGAAGCGCCGTGTAAAACGGCATTCTTCTCCCCTGACTATGAAAAATTACTTCTATCTTCAAATACA GGCCAGCTCTATATGTTGAATCCAAGCAGATCAGACAAGATTGTAAAGGTCCTGGATATTTCCAGTGGAAACTTCGTGGCAGCAGATTTATCTCACATTGACAAGAACATTTGTGTG TCAGTGAGGGACTCTGGAGAACTGCAGCTGTGGTCTGAAGAAGGAATTTGCCTTGGATCCCTGTCTCTTCAAGCTGAT GTGACAACTCTGGTCTGTTGTCCTATTGCACAATATGCAGCTGTAGGAACAACTTCAGGAAATATCCTTTTCATTGATCTGAACAGAGAGCAGCGGCCTCGCCTGGTTCACCAACTTCAGCTGTATCACACGCCTGTTGATCACCTACT TTTTGATCAGGAGGGTCACTACCTTATCACTGGTGCCTCGGActcacatatttacatattagATGCAAAACCTTCAAAGAAATTTTCAGTCATAGGTTACACAG TCGTGTCTGGCCCCATTTTGTCACTTTCAAGTCAATGCATCAGAGACCGTGAACAGATTAAAGTTCTTGCACTCAGCACTGGACAAAAGGGCCGAAATGACAGTGGTTGTCTGCTCACAttgctctctctgcctgtgaAAGACCTTGCAG GTCCCGACTGTGCAGACCGACATGGTTGTCTGTCTAATCACATCCTAAAAGTGTCAAGATATGAAGTGTCTCATCCACTTGAATCATGTATTCTGGGACTCAGTGATGTTTTTGCGTATTGCCACAAAAGGAAATCTCTTCAACGATTTGAGCTGCCCAAG GACACAGACAGTTTCCCCAGTCAACAGGTGGTCCAGCTGAAACCAGAGCAAGAGGTGAGGGGTCATCCACTGGGCCCTGCACGTCTTGTCTTATCTCCTCATCAGCTATGGCTGGCCTCTGTAGGCCGGGATGGCCTGCTGTGCATTAGAGAAACTGCTTCCATG GAGCAATACATAAAGCTGCAGTGTCATTCTTGTCATTGTGGTGGTGTTCCTAGTCTAAGCTTCTCTGCAGATGGCCAGACGCTCCTCTCTGCTGGCTTTAAAGATGGCTCTATAGTGTGCACTAATCTCAG aatggAAGCTGGCAATTCTCAAGTCAACCCTGCTACTCAGTACAGTGAGTCTATGGCTCCTCTCTTGAGGAGCATATTTAACTCAGAGAACTCTGTCCTAATTGACTTGCCTGAATTGAGAAAAGAGTGCACCAACAACCCAAGTGGAAAACAGGAAGATGAG GTTAGTTgtggagcagacaatgtggaTGTTACAGAGCATAATGACAATTATAACAGCCTACTGTCTGGTCCATCTTCACACCCCACCTGGCTGGAAAGCAGGCGGGAGGAG GTTATAAAAGAAGAGAACGAGCGATATTCTGAGACAAAGAACAACATGAGAAAAACCATCAAGGAATTACGTGACATT atccaaaaaatgatgcaggaaaatgaaaaccttACAGTTATTGAGCGAATGAAACAGCGCGAGTTCAACCTGGATGTTAAAGAGCAGAGGAAGCTAGAGGCCATGGTGGAGCAAGAGGCTACTATG GTGAGAGAGGAAATCCATTGGGATGTTTTAGCGAAATGTTACCTCCGTGATGTTCTAAAGAGAGAGTGCATGGATTCAATGAATGTCAAGGCTAGAGCCATTAAG GCATTTCACTCTGAACATGAGGTGAAAAACTACCCACTGAAACATCGAACGGAGAAAGAGGTGGATGACCTTCGCCGTGTTCAGAATACCAGGAAACTTGAAACGGCTGTCCTCACT cataaCAGCCTAAAGAAAAGTTCCAACACAACCAGTGTGACGAATggaaagcaggaggagaaagacaacATGGCAGAGAGCACTGCTGTGACTGGAAGTCTCTCCACTGCTTTAGGATTTTCAAATCCTTATATCTATGATCAGTTCAGGCTTCAAACCACAGAACAGATGGTCAACCAGATAATTCTGCTCCAG GATCTCATTTATCAAATCAAGACAGCTTTCAACACAGAATTTGAGGCTGTGCATAGGCAGAAGGTGCAGGAGCTCAACCGTGTGAGAGACAGGAATAAACACATCAGGGAGATCATGGAGGAGTTGCACATAAAGGAGAAGCTGTGGGAGCCCAGCCTGACTAACAGTGAGTGGCCAGAGAGCCTGCTCATTGTGGATGACTCTGAG ataAAGGCAGAAAAGTACCTCACCTCAGaacagataaaggaggaggagaggaagaagttGGAGGAACAAAAACGTCTGGCTGGCAAG GGGGATAATTGCAGAGAAAGAGCTCTTGATGACATGATGGATGGCGTGCTTGAAGTAAAGAAAGAGGACATCTTGAAAATG GAAATACCTCCGCCTGAGTTTGTTTTGACCAAACCTGACAGTCACTGgagtgaagaggagaaaaaactcTATAAAGAGTATGagaagaaaaccaaagacctcagtgaggagaaacagaaatacaaaaag TTACtggaaactgaaataaaaaaacttcaGGCATCCACTAAGGATGGTACAATGAGGTTTGATGAAACTTTAAGAAAGCTGtttgagaagaaattaaaatatgaaatggcCATAAACCAG GAAGAGCTCAAGATCACTTATCTTGTTTACTCAGTAGCCATagaagaagagatgagaaaCCGAGAGATGGATCTCAAGCTCAAACATGAAAAAGCATTGGCATACAAG GATGAAATTGGGGAGGACCTgaagagacaagaagaagaagtagaatTCTTTCAGGAGACCTATGACGGCACCGTAGCTGAGGACAAA ATTCTTGACAAAGAATTCAGGAAGGAGTTCTTTGATGTTCCAACCCACATTGTTGATCACTTGTATAAGCTCTTCAAGCGTAGACCCAG GGTTCAGAAATTGAGGACtcagatgaaaaacaacaacacatttcaaGAGCAGTACCTGTGTGGATCTCTGGCTCCTGATGCAGTTGGCAAAATGCTTAAGGCCATAGAGGAGCTGGATGCTCCGGAAAATATGCCAGAAGGGTTGAACTCCGGTGTCTGGGAGAGATTTTGTTTGGTCCGCAGAGCAAAGGTAGAGAGTGAGCAAAAG GTAAAACTAAAAGCTTTGACTCTTGCTGAGATGCAGATGTTGCtacagaagaagagagatgagTATAAGGATGCTCAGCAGAAAGTCAAACATCTCTGTGATGAACTTGAAAG TATGCACAAGGAGAGAAACTGTTTACAGACAGACAACATGGTCCAGGTCTTGCTGAAACAGGGTCAGGTGGAGGTGTCTGCCACGGGCATGACTGCTGACTACAGTGACTCTACTCTCATTCACAGGAGTGTGGTGGAGGACTTCAACAAAGCCATCAGG ATGCTTGGAGAGCAAAAGATAGCTATAATGGTGGAGGGCAAAGATTTCCGAAAGGGCATCATCCAACTTGAATGGGAGCAcaagatgatgaagatgcaGATAGAGGACCTCAACAACAAGGCAAGGGACATCCAAATGATCCATCTTTCTGAGGAGCAACAGGAT taCCTCAATGAGATAAATCGAGACAGTCGCATGTCCAAGCAAGTTTccattttggaaaaaacaaTAGCTTTCCAGAAAAAG ACTCATCGACAGAATGTGCAGCATCgcaggaaaaaaattaaagaactTAACAAGAAGGCAGCAATGAAAGCTGAGAAATGCACAGTTGTAGACCAGCAGCTACCTGATATGCAGGTAGCTGCTGCAGAGTTAACACACATTTATCAAACAATAG CCTCAGAGGAAAATCAGGAAGCTAAATCAGAAGAGCGCTATCAAGAAATAGTTCAAAGGAAGAAATTGGAGGACCTGGCCAGAACACAGGCGGAAGAGCTGGCTTTCCTCTGGGCTGAACTTGAGCGTCTGAGGATGAAGAACTTTCCTTCAATTgatcagctgaaacacaatTGA
- the sfr1 gene encoding swi5-dependent recombination DNA repair protein 1 homolog, producing METTPKAAKVRSEFSPHHSVESSPCDCRKEEPRQKLSSSLKERLKRSRRSFTSPLSVAKRLCVDSEEGGQQVAADSHVNNPPLILHHVGLNRKDARSGCEGFSGPIPKPTHVPPKALTQEQDHLRREVKEKMETLRRLKMVKMYRSKNDLTQLQILIDKWRSCAQAALCELQSDIQMEGRKASLSELIDLFCLDDRILHFDRTEEDFATK from the exons ATGGAGACCACTCCGAAAGCAGCTAAAGTCAGATCGGAGTTTTCTCCACATCATTCAGTGGAGTCAAGTCCGTGTGACTGCAGAAAGGAGGAG CCTCGTCAGAAACTGAGTTCTTCACTGAAGGAGAGGCTGAAGAGATCAAGGCGCTCCTTCACTTCACCCCTCTCTGTGGCCAAGCGGCTGTGCGTTGACTCAGAGGAGGGCGGCCAACAAGTTGCAGCAGATTCTCATGTTAATAATCCTCCTCTTATCCTGCACCATGTTGGTTTAAACAGAAAGGATGCAAGGTCAGGGTGTGAAGGATTTTCTGGGCCCATTCCCAAACCAACACATGTTCCCCCAAAAGCCTTGACACAAGAACAAGATCACCTCAGGAGGGAGGTTAAAGAGAAGATGGAGACTCTGCGCAGACTCAAGATGGTCAAGATGTACCGCAGCAAG AATGATTTAACCCAGCTCCAAATCTTGATTGACAAATGGCGGAGTTGTGCTCAGGCTGCTCTTTGTGAGCTCCAGTCAGATATCCAGATGGAAGGACGAAAGGCCAGCCTGTCTGAGCTTATAGATCTCTTTTGTCTGGATGACCGCATTCTGCACTTTGATCGAACAGAGGAAGACTTTGCTACCAAGtaa